A section of the Oncorhynchus nerka isolate Pitt River linkage group LG3, Oner_Uvic_2.0, whole genome shotgun sequence genome encodes:
- the LOC115102369 gene encoding G-protein coupled receptor family C group 6 member A-like, with translation MAPMGDVLHLLVILSLLEKGNAKVGDFKAAGATAPGDIIIGGLFPIHEGVEESPNISAPHEPQCARFSLDGFTQALAMIHAVESANRSPVLTTLGISLGYRIHDSCSDVTTALRASADFTQDPTTDCGGGANTSNSSPPIMAVIGATSSEISISVARQLNLKLIPQISYASTAIILSDKNRFPAFLRTVPSDVYQTRAMVQLLSDSKWTWVGVVTTDGDYGRSALDSFVSQATASGICVAFKEILPNSLTSPDSESAISQAAATLQLNHNVKVVVSFAKPTQMMYLYQKLRSLGSGERVWVASDSWSSSKEVLGEMDLLDIGHVVGFSFKRGNLAPFHRYLMNLININDVIGNNSFLKEFYSLLKGSENSGVLSSSTVPAKILLNNSHVNLVFNVEMAVSAIAHAVADICSKKDCKTPGTVQPWEVLGALKGSLFELEGKNYTFDQKGDINLGYDVTLWRSVRGVIDVHDVAAEYHPNNNSFSYTSGNTKNLTDLRDVVSVCSPSCEPGKFKKIAQGQHTCCYECINCTENHYSNNTDMDQCLSCDTKREWSLEGSSGCTHKTLEFFSWQDGFAVALLTLAALGIVLVLLVGALFLHHHQTPVVRAAGGPLSQIILLSLVGSFVSAVFFVGHPSSLQCKVRQVLFGLSFTLCVSCILVKSLKILLAFQLNPDRKDVLRRLYQPYAIICLCVALQVLTCTLWLVLQSPREKATVFTTTVLAECDEGSQVAFGVMLCYIAVLALVCFACAFKGRKLPQKYNEARFITFSMLLYLMSWLIFVPVYVTTSGKYLPAVEMVVILISNYGIISCHFFPKCYVILFKKEHNTKSAFMKNIYEYSRKGITVSSSVSEISVSQTEGYRISHPYSISSPSSFMSPPPIEPTAHQNCWSVDQNIQSIDPATHCTVVDHGVFVTGQLTRPHRLRRSMSL, from the exons ATGGCACCGATGGGGGATGTTCTCCACCTGTTAGTCATCTTGTCCTTGTTGGAGAAGGGCAATGCCAAAGTGGGAGACTTCAAAGCAGCAGGAGCCACAGCACCAGGAGATATCATCATTGGAGGGCTGTTTCCCATCCATGAGGGAGTAGAGGAATCccccaacatctcagcaccccatGAACCACAGTGTGCCAG gttcAGCCTGGACGGGTTCACCCAGGCATTGGCTATGATCCACGCTGTAGAGTCGGCCAACAGATCCCCTGTCCTGACTACACTAGGGATCTCTCTGGGGTACCGTATCCACGACTCCTGCTCTGATGTCACCACCGCTCTGAGGGCCTCAGCTGACTTCACACAG GATCCCACCACGGACTGTGGGGGAGGGGCCAACACCTCTAACTCTTCCCCGCCAATTATGGCCGTCATAGGGGCCACTTCCTCTGAGATTTCCATCTCCGTTGCCCGGCAACTCAACCTAAAGCTCATCCCTCAA ATCAGTTACGCCTCCACCGCCATCATCCTGAGTGACAAGAACCGTTTCCCTGCTTTCCTGAGGACCGTACCTAGCGACGTGTACCAGACACGGGCCATGGTCCAGTTGCTTAGCGACAGCAAATGGACCTGGGTGGGCGTGGTCACAACGGATGGAGACTACGGCCGCTCTGCCTTGGACAGCTTCGTCTCCCAGGCAACCGCCTCAGGGATCTGTGTGGCCTTCAAGGAGATCCTCCCTAATTCACTAACCAGTCCTGACAGCGAATCAGCAATCAGCCAAGCCGCCGCCACCCTCCAATTGAACCACAATGTCAAGGTGGTGGTGTCATTCGCCAAGCCTACTCAGATGATGTACCTATACCAGAAGCTGAGGAGTCTGGGGTCGGGGGAGAGGGTATGGGTGGCCAGTGACAGCTGGTCCTCGTCCAAGGAGGTCCTGGGAGAGATGGACCTCCTAGATATCGGCCATGTGGTTGGCTTCTCCTTCAAAAGAGGCAACCTGGCTCCTTTCCATCGCTACCTGATGAACCTGATTAACATCAATGATGTCATAGGAAACAACTCCTTCCTAAAGGAGTTCTACTCCCTGCTAAAAGGGTCGGAAAACTCTGGGGTTTTGTCCTCCTCCACAGTCCCAGCAAAGATCCTGCTAAACAACAGCCATGTGAACTTAGTCTTCAATGTGGAGATGGCTGTCAGTGCCATCGCCCATGCAGTGGCTGATATCTGCAGCAAAAAGGACTGCAAGACACCAGGCACGGTCCAACCCTGGGAG GTGCTTGGAGCCCTGAAGGGCAGTCTCTTTGAGCTGGAGGGGAAAAACTACACATTTGACCAGAAAGGAGACATCAACCTGGGCTATGATGTAACCCTGTGGAGGTCTGTGAGAGGGGTCATCGACGTCCATGACGTTGCAGCTGAGTACCATCCAAACAACAACAGCTTCAGCTACACCAGCGGAAACACCAAAAATCTTACTGACctgagg GATGTGGTGTCTGTTTGCTCGCCTAGCTGTGAACCTGGGAAGTTCAAGAAGATTGCTCAGGGTCAGCACACCTGCTGCTATGAATGCATCAACTGCACTGAGAACCACTACTCCAACAACACTG ACATGGACCAGTGTCTCTCTTgtgacacaaagagagagtggTCCCTGGAAGGGAGCTCTGGGTGTACCCATAAGACCCTGGAGTTCTTCTCCTGGCAGGATGGCTTTGCGGTGGCGCTGCTGACACTGGCGGCCCTGGGCATCGTCCTGGTTCTCCTGGTGGGGGCTCTCTTCCTACACCACCACCAGACCCCCGTTGTGAGGGCTGCCGGGGGGCCTCTCTCCCAGATCATCCTGCTCTCTCTAGTGGGAAGTTTTGTTAGTGCTGTGTTCTTTGTAGGTCATCCCAGCAGCCTACAGTGTAAG GTGCGTCAGGTGCTGTTTGGCCTCAGCTTCACCCTGTGTGTTTCCTGCATCTTGGTCAAGTCCCTGAAGATCCTGCTGGCCTTCCAGCTCAACCCTGACCGGAAGGATGTTCTCCGCCGCCTCTACCAACCGTATGCCATCATCTGTCTGTGCGTGGCCCTACAGGTCCTCACCTGCACCCTGTGGCTGGTCCTGCAGAGCCCCCGGGAGAAGGCCACAGTCTTCACCACCACTGTGTTGGCCGAGTGTGACGAAGGCTCCCAAGTGGCGTTTGGTGTGATGCTGTGCTACATCGCTGTCCTGGCGCTCGTATGTTTTGCCTGCGCGTTTAAAGGCCGAAAGCTGCCACAGAAGTACAACGAGGCCAGGTTCATCACCTTCAGCATGCTCCTCTACCTGATGTCCTGGCTGATATTTGTGCCCGTCTATGTGACCACCTCTGGGAAGTACCTGCCAGCGGTGGAGATGGTGGTCATCCTCATCTCCAACTATGGCATCATCAGCTGTCATTTCTTCCCCAAGTGCTACGTCATCCTCTTCAAGAAGGAGCACAACACCAAGAGTGCCTTCATGAAGAACATCTATGAGTATTCCAGAAAGGGCATTACtgtctctagctctgtctctgaGATTTCAGTCTCTCAGACAGAAGGGTATCGCATCAGTCACCCTTACTCCATCAGTTCACCTTCCTCCTTCATGTCTCCTCCACCAATAGAACCCACAGCACATCAGAACTGCTGGTCCGTTGACCAGAACATTCAGAGCATTGACCCTGCAACCCATTGCACCGTCGTAGACCATGGAGTGTTTGTCACAGGTCAGCTGACTCGACCACACCGTCTGAGGAGAAGCATGAGCCTATGA